Proteins encoded together in one Bactrocera neohumeralis isolate Rockhampton chromosome 4, APGP_CSIRO_Bneo_wtdbg2-racon-allhic-juicebox.fasta_v2, whole genome shotgun sequence window:
- the LOC126755047 gene encoding uncharacterized protein LOC126755047 isoform X2, with product MLVLMANKWSLCISTLTWLTLLSVTNSVRITNLKVPHTYTLDRNTEPDPLVLDCEYEVEPREKGFVLKWLFNNHSIYQWIPSVKGFAMGIMKSKIDTKIFTMEGSPGVITITKPDWNMTGEYTCTVQTFESTDKKSARLQIVVPESDFVLETKMDGEQSDVDIMCAVQNVFPQPQLSVMFDTKIIDSVLTHTDQNSSGLYSTTVRTRIPRDKLESPTPISCSFFLLGTTYTKRRETIFYGK from the exons ATGCTGGTGCTGATGGCGAACAAATGGTCCTTGTGCATTTCCACACTCACATGGCTGACATTGCTCTCAG TTACCAATTCGGTTCGGATAACAAATCTCAAAGTCCCTCACACGTACACTTTGGATCGGAATACTGAGCCTGATCCCCTGGTGCTGGATTGCGAGTACGAGGTAGAGCCGCGCGAAAAAGGATTCGTATTAAAGTGGTTATTCAACAATCACTCCATTTACCAATGGATACCATCAGTAAAGGGTTTTGCCATG GGCATAATGAAGTCCAAAATAGAcaccaaaatattcaccatggAAGGCAGTCCTGGTGTTATAACTATAACGAAACCAGATTGGAATATGACTGGGGAGTACACATGCACCGTACAAACGTTCGAGTCCACAGATAAGAAAAGTGCCCGTCTTCAAATTGTTG TTCCTGAGTCCGATTTCGTGTTAGAAACGAAAATGGATGGAGAGCAAAGTGACGTAGATATAATGTGCGCGGTGCAAAATGTATTTCCCCAACCCCAACTTTCTGTAAT GTTTGATACAAAGATAATAGACTCAGTTCTGACACACACTGATCAGAACTCAAGCGGTCTGTATAGTACGACAGTCAGAACGAGAATTCCGCGGGATAAATTGGAATCGCCTACACCGATCTCGTGTTCATTTTTCCTACTTGGTACCACTTATACTAAGAGGAGAGAAACAATTTTCTATGGTAAGTAG
- the LOC126755033 gene encoding phosphatidylinositol 4-phosphate 5-kinase type-1 alpha isoform X1 yields MASGDAINSFDQDQSTTSNTKTADNSNFIKDDQNIQSSSSDINQHRQSRYGNKGDKERKIGHRRVGEGGEITYKKIQTSQIMGSIQLGIQHTVGSLASKPKRDLLMMDFFEIESITFPPEGSSLTPAHHYSEFRYKIYAPIAFRYFRDLFGIQPDDFMMSMCSAPLRELSNPGASGSIFYLTADDEFIIKTVQHKEGEFLQKLLPGYYMNLNQNPRTLLPKFFGLYCLQTSTSKNIRLVVMNNLLPSSVKMHLKYDLKGSTFKRKASKGERSKKSPTYKDLDFMEHHPNGLFLEAETYSALIKTIQRDCTVLESFKIMDYSLLVGVHNLDQASKEKKSESKKSKAPIAEDSDFEDNPDGDGEAAGGSEGRDRESSVSMNRNKSANRQRLVAHSTAMESIQAESEPIDDEDDVPPGGIPARSEKGERLLLYIGIIDILQSYRLKKKLEHTFKSIIHDGDTVSVCRPSFYAQRFQTFMAKTVFRKIPSLDLPEIKGNHRKFRTLVTSYIALKHSPSKRKSLSKAIQRSIENESENRSECAVEHRPAYPSNTSGTKAHTQSSKPSGGLKSSGTDVPTSTTSFASTTPVVPMLGPRLSIQHAGSGASKSKVPPPVPPRGSPRRKKSDGHNEVARGVSNTGSTPSCSSTPPPAFDDISEDSSNRNSSSFGRKSQYSHERKMNVGPAYRGSQKDDIVSISEIHLDTYLAVDTSSSSQYGSRGGLAWTPPASGEGSTPTWTEGTPSFTDSSSSGDIENFSPINTSKIDRHKATVEDTLNSLSSEMIRY; encoded by the exons ATGGCTTCTGGAGATGCTATCAACTCCTTTGATCAGGATCAATCAACCACGTCCAATACTAAAACGGCAgacaattcaaattttattaaagatg atcaaaatattcaatcttCAAGTTCAGAT ATTAATCAACACCGCCAATCTCGATATGGAAACAAAGGAGATAAGGAGCGCAAGATTGGTCATCGGCGCGTTGGAGAAGGCGGGGAGATCacctataaaaaaattcaaactagCCAGATAATGGGCTCCATCCAGTTGGGCATTCAACATACG gTCGGAAGCCTGGCATCTAAACCGAAACGTGATCTTCTAATGATGGactttttcgaaattgaaaGTATAACTTTCCCCCCAGAAGGATCAAGCCTTACGCCAGCCCACCACTACAGTGAATTcagatataaaatttatgcgcCTATTGCATTTCGGTATTTTAGGGATTTGTTTGGAATACAACCGGATGATTTTATG ATGTCCATGTGCTCAGCACCGTTGAGAGAGTTATCCAACCCTGGTGCTTCTGGTTCAATCTTTTATTTGACGGCTGATGATGAATTCATAATTAAAACTGTTCAACACAAAGAAGGAGAGTTTTTGCAAAAGCTTTTGCCTGG ATACTACATGAATTTGAATCAAAATCCGCGTACATTGTTGCCAAAATTTTTTGGTCTTTACTGCCTACAGACAAGTACTAGTAAAAACATTCGATTGGTTGTTATGAACAATCTCTTGCCCTCATCAGTTAAAATGCATTTGAAATATGATTTAAAGGGGTCGACATTCAAGAGAAAAGCTTCAAAAGGGGAACGTTCAAAAAAATCGCCGACTTATAAAGATCTTGATTTTATGGAGCATCATCCAAATGGTCTGTTTTTAGAAGCCGAAACATACAGCGCACTCATCAAAACAATTCAACGCGACTGTACAGTGCTGGAATCATTCAAGATTATGGATTATTCGCTTTTAGTTGGAGTGCATAATTTGGATCAGGCgagcaaagaaaagaaaagtgaaagtaaaaAATCAAAAGCTCCCATAGCTGAGGATTCCGATTTTGAAGACAATCCAGATGGGGATGGAGAAGCCGCCGGGGGATCGGAAGGTCGCGACAGGGAATCATCAGTGAGCATGAATCGGAATAA atCAGCAAATCGGCAACGTTTAGTGGCGCATTCTACAGCAATGGAAAGCATTCAAGCCGAGAGCGAGCCTATAGACGATGAAGACGATGTTCC ACCTGGTGGAATTCCTGCCAGAAGTGAAAAAGGCGAACGTCTCCTTCTCTACATCGGTATAATTGATATATTACAGTCTTACAGATTGAAGAAAAAACTTGAGCATACTTTCAAGAGTATTATACACGATGGG gaCACTGTATCAGTGTGCCGGCCATCATTTTATGCTCAAAGATTTCAAACCTTTATGGCCAAAACCGTATTTCGAAAAATACCTTCgt TGGATTTACCGGAAATTAAAGGAAATCATAGAAAGTTTCGTACTTTGGTAACCAGTTATATCG CACTCAAGCACTCTCCTTCAAAAAGGAAAAGTTTATCGAAAGCAATACAGCGTTCTATTGAAAATGAGAGTGAAAATCGCT CGGAATGCGCCGTCGAACATCGCCCAGCGTATCCATCGAACACTTCCGGCACTAAGGCGCACACACAATCCAGTAAGCCGTCAGGTGGACTGAAGTCTTCTGGTACTGATGTACCCACATCGACCACATCGTTCGCTTCCACAACTCCCGTTGTTCCAATGCTTGGTCCTCGATTATCTATTCAACATGCGGGCAGTGGTGCATCAAAGTCTAAGGTCCCTCCACCTGTGCCACCAAGAGGTTCACCCCGGCGGAAGAAGAGTGATGGTCATAACGAAGTCGCACGCGGTGTTTCCAATACAG GCTCAACACCTTCTTGCAGTTCAACGCCTCCACCCGCGTTTGATGATATTTCTGAAGACAGTTCGAATAGAAATAGTTCGTCCTTTGGTAGAAAATCACAATACTCTCACGAGCGTAAAATGAATGTCGGTCCAGCATATCGGGGCTCTCAAAAGGACGATATTGTCAG CATTTCTGAAATACACTTAGACACATATTTGGCTGTAGATACTTCATCCAGTAGTCAATATGGATCTCGTGGAGGATTGGCGTGGACACCACCAGCTTCTGGAGAGGGGTCAACACCGACTTGGACAGAAGGAACCCCAAGCTTTACAGATTCCAGCTCCAGTGGTGATATTG AGAACTTCTCCCCAATTAACACATCAAAAATTGACCGACATAAAGCAACTGTGGAAGACACACTAAACTCCCTTTCATCGGAAATGATTCGAT ATTAA
- the LOC126755047 gene encoding uncharacterized protein LOC126755047 isoform X1, producing MLVLMANKWSLCISTLTWLTLLSVTNSVRITNLKVPHTYTLDRNTEPDPLVLDCEYEVEPREKGFVLKWLFNNHSIYQWIPSVKGFAMGIMKSKIDTKIFTMEGSPGVITITKPDWNMTGEYTCTVQTFESTDKKSARLQIVVPESDFVLETKMDGEQSDVDIMCAVQNVFPQPQLSVMFDTKIIDSVLTHTDQNSSGLYSTTVRTRIPRDKLESPTPISCSFFLLGTTYTKRRETIFYDKATNIQRKWTTVAVVISIASLTLSS from the exons ATGCTGGTGCTGATGGCGAACAAATGGTCCTTGTGCATTTCCACACTCACATGGCTGACATTGCTCTCAG TTACCAATTCGGTTCGGATAACAAATCTCAAAGTCCCTCACACGTACACTTTGGATCGGAATACTGAGCCTGATCCCCTGGTGCTGGATTGCGAGTACGAGGTAGAGCCGCGCGAAAAAGGATTCGTATTAAAGTGGTTATTCAACAATCACTCCATTTACCAATGGATACCATCAGTAAAGGGTTTTGCCATG GGCATAATGAAGTCCAAAATAGAcaccaaaatattcaccatggAAGGCAGTCCTGGTGTTATAACTATAACGAAACCAGATTGGAATATGACTGGGGAGTACACATGCACCGTACAAACGTTCGAGTCCACAGATAAGAAAAGTGCCCGTCTTCAAATTGTTG TTCCTGAGTCCGATTTCGTGTTAGAAACGAAAATGGATGGAGAGCAAAGTGACGTAGATATAATGTGCGCGGTGCAAAATGTATTTCCCCAACCCCAACTTTCTGTAAT GTTTGATACAAAGATAATAGACTCAGTTCTGACACACACTGATCAGAACTCAAGCGGTCTGTATAGTACGACAGTCAGAACGAGAATTCCGCGGGATAAATTGGAATCGCCTACACCGATCTCGTGTTCATTTTTCCTACTTGGTACCACTTATACTAAGAGGAGAGAAACAATTTTCTATG ATAAAGCGACAAATATACAACGCAAGTGGACTACAGTTGCCGTAGTAATATCGATTGCATCTTTAACACTGAGCAGTTAG
- the LOC126755033 gene encoding phosphatidylinositol 4-phosphate 5-kinase type-1 alpha isoform X2, whose amino-acid sequence MASGDAINSFDQDQSTTSNTKTADNSNFIKDDQNIQSSSSDINQHRQSRYGNKGDKERKIGHRRVGEGGEITYKKIQTSQIMGSIQLGIQHTVGSLASKPKRDLLMMDFFEIESITFPPEGSSLTPAHHYSEFRYKIYAPIAFRYFRDLFGIQPDDFMMSMCSAPLRELSNPGASGSIFYLTADDEFIIKTVQHKEGEFLQKLLPGYYMNLNQNPRTLLPKFFGLYCLQTSTSKNIRLVVMNNLLPSSVKMHLKYDLKGSTFKRKASKGERSKKSPTYKDLDFMEHHPNGLFLEAETYSALIKTIQRDCTVLESFKIMDYSLLVGVHNLDQASKEKKSESKKSKAPIAEDSDFEDNPDGDGEAAGGSEGRDRESSVSMNRNKSANRQRLVAHSTAMESIQAESEPIDDEDDVPPGGIPARSEKGERLLLYIGIIDILQSYRLKKKLEHTFKSIIHDGDTVSVCRPSFYAQRFQTFMAKTVFRKIPSLDLPEIKGNHRKFRTLVTSYIALKHSPSKRKSLSKAIQRSIENESENRSECAVEHRPAYPSNTSGTKAHTQSSKPSGGLKSSGTDVPTSTTSFASTTPVVPMLGPRLSIQHAGSGASKSKVPPPVPPRGSPRRKKSDGHNEVARGVSNTGSTPSCSSTPPPAFDDISEDSSNRNSSSFGRKSQYSHERKMNVGPAYRGSQKDDIVRYFIQ is encoded by the exons ATGGCTTCTGGAGATGCTATCAACTCCTTTGATCAGGATCAATCAACCACGTCCAATACTAAAACGGCAgacaattcaaattttattaaagatg atcaaaatattcaatcttCAAGTTCAGAT ATTAATCAACACCGCCAATCTCGATATGGAAACAAAGGAGATAAGGAGCGCAAGATTGGTCATCGGCGCGTTGGAGAAGGCGGGGAGATCacctataaaaaaattcaaactagCCAGATAATGGGCTCCATCCAGTTGGGCATTCAACATACG gTCGGAAGCCTGGCATCTAAACCGAAACGTGATCTTCTAATGATGGactttttcgaaattgaaaGTATAACTTTCCCCCCAGAAGGATCAAGCCTTACGCCAGCCCACCACTACAGTGAATTcagatataaaatttatgcgcCTATTGCATTTCGGTATTTTAGGGATTTGTTTGGAATACAACCGGATGATTTTATG ATGTCCATGTGCTCAGCACCGTTGAGAGAGTTATCCAACCCTGGTGCTTCTGGTTCAATCTTTTATTTGACGGCTGATGATGAATTCATAATTAAAACTGTTCAACACAAAGAAGGAGAGTTTTTGCAAAAGCTTTTGCCTGG ATACTACATGAATTTGAATCAAAATCCGCGTACATTGTTGCCAAAATTTTTTGGTCTTTACTGCCTACAGACAAGTACTAGTAAAAACATTCGATTGGTTGTTATGAACAATCTCTTGCCCTCATCAGTTAAAATGCATTTGAAATATGATTTAAAGGGGTCGACATTCAAGAGAAAAGCTTCAAAAGGGGAACGTTCAAAAAAATCGCCGACTTATAAAGATCTTGATTTTATGGAGCATCATCCAAATGGTCTGTTTTTAGAAGCCGAAACATACAGCGCACTCATCAAAACAATTCAACGCGACTGTACAGTGCTGGAATCATTCAAGATTATGGATTATTCGCTTTTAGTTGGAGTGCATAATTTGGATCAGGCgagcaaagaaaagaaaagtgaaagtaaaaAATCAAAAGCTCCCATAGCTGAGGATTCCGATTTTGAAGACAATCCAGATGGGGATGGAGAAGCCGCCGGGGGATCGGAAGGTCGCGACAGGGAATCATCAGTGAGCATGAATCGGAATAA atCAGCAAATCGGCAACGTTTAGTGGCGCATTCTACAGCAATGGAAAGCATTCAAGCCGAGAGCGAGCCTATAGACGATGAAGACGATGTTCC ACCTGGTGGAATTCCTGCCAGAAGTGAAAAAGGCGAACGTCTCCTTCTCTACATCGGTATAATTGATATATTACAGTCTTACAGATTGAAGAAAAAACTTGAGCATACTTTCAAGAGTATTATACACGATGGG gaCACTGTATCAGTGTGCCGGCCATCATTTTATGCTCAAAGATTTCAAACCTTTATGGCCAAAACCGTATTTCGAAAAATACCTTCgt TGGATTTACCGGAAATTAAAGGAAATCATAGAAAGTTTCGTACTTTGGTAACCAGTTATATCG CACTCAAGCACTCTCCTTCAAAAAGGAAAAGTTTATCGAAAGCAATACAGCGTTCTATTGAAAATGAGAGTGAAAATCGCT CGGAATGCGCCGTCGAACATCGCCCAGCGTATCCATCGAACACTTCCGGCACTAAGGCGCACACACAATCCAGTAAGCCGTCAGGTGGACTGAAGTCTTCTGGTACTGATGTACCCACATCGACCACATCGTTCGCTTCCACAACTCCCGTTGTTCCAATGCTTGGTCCTCGATTATCTATTCAACATGCGGGCAGTGGTGCATCAAAGTCTAAGGTCCCTCCACCTGTGCCACCAAGAGGTTCACCCCGGCGGAAGAAGAGTGATGGTCATAACGAAGTCGCACGCGGTGTTTCCAATACAG GCTCAACACCTTCTTGCAGTTCAACGCCTCCACCCGCGTTTGATGATATTTCTGAAGACAGTTCGAATAGAAATAGTTCGTCCTTTGGTAGAAAATCACAATACTCTCACGAGCGTAAAATGAATGTCGGTCCAGCATATCGGGGCTCTCAAAAGGACGATATTGTCAG ATACTTCATCCAGTAG